The sequence TGTAAATACAGCGTTTGCCAACCTACTAAAATACCTTACCCTGGTTGTGTGTTGCACAGATAACATttacaatgtaatttttttaattatttatttatactggAAAGTTATCAGTAATTCATTTGGTTTTCTTAAAAGTTCGCTTGATCTAATTCACTGCACATAACTTGTAGTAATTTTGCGAATGGTACGTCTATATTATGATAATGAAATGTTATGAAATGTATAGTGATGAGGAAAAAGTATAAACAGAAATTGTACCAATTTTATAATAGAATGGCAAGATATTTATAGTTTTACTTTTGTTCTAAAAGttaaaatttcacatttctagTCACAAAAAGGCTAGaacatatataaaaagtatattttgactgcgtaattaatattaatgagcGCGTTGTGGAAACTAAGTGGACTTCCGGGGCGGAGACTAATTGCTTATATTTACCTGAATTCAATTGCATGAACGTCACTTCTGACGGTTAAGTTTGTTGGCGTTTGCTGACTTGACCTCAATCTATGGTCGCTGTTTAAAGACGGTTTTCTCTTTGGGAGATAAAAAGAACTTCGTTCTTTTTTTATCCTTCGATGATATCAAGTCgattatttaattttctttataatCGTCAAAGAAAATGAAGGAGTTAGTGGAGGAAATGGCTGATGAGGGGTATGGATGCGCGGTTGCAAATCGTTTCGGCCAGCTGCTGGACGATGAATCCGACCCTTTCGACATCTTGTATGCGGTAGGGGTAGAAAAaaagcagaagaaaaagaaagaggagcCAAAGAAAACTTCAACTTCAACTACGACTAAAGCTGGTAAGAAGGAGTCTCAAAGGGACAGGAAAATCATTCTTCCAGCAGGTGGGAGTGGACAAGGTAGGTGAAGACGGACGGGGTAACGTTAATTTTACTCGACGCCACAGGCCTTACTTTTAATAGTTATAGATTAATTTAAACAACCGCTTGAAGAATCTACATATGATGTTCGTCGTTGGTTGCTAAAGTTACACATTTAAACTGTTTACATATGTTTGTGAGATGTATTTTGTTCAATTTTATAGGCCAAGTCCGTCTTGCTCGAGGAGAGGTTGAGGAACGAATAGAAAGACGCGTGAATTTTGAGCGCAAATTCAGCGATGCCGAAGCACCCCTCAGTTTCTCTGTTGAGAGGTAAAATTTTCTATGTAACGTACTAAAAAACGCCTTAATTTTATTTGTCATCCTGAATTATTTTGCGTGCCATTCAATCCATCTTCGTCTGTGTGTAGGCCTGTGGATGTATTGGACAGGCCTGTCAGAGGAAGAGGCACTGGACGAGGACGAGGAGCCCGGGGCCCAGGATATCCAAGATCCAACGATGGATTTGACCAGAGAGGAAAGAGGGAGTTTGAAAGACACAGTGGCAGTGACCGAACGTGAGCAGTGATTCTTTACGTTCATGTTAATAGTCAGTAACTGGTTTCTATTTAGGACCCAGGCTTGATTCAGTGTCACTTTTGGGATTTAAAGGATTAAcgttagttcactttgaaataaaaattagcccaagctttacttgCCCTCacaccatcctaggtgtatgagGTTCTTCtttctgggggaaaaaaaaaatctatattaaatcTTACAttgctcagtgtaaatgagtacacccccttttgaaaacttaaatttttaaaccatatctcaatgaacacaaaaaggtctctggagcaaagctaaattttagactacaaatgtctaatttattcaaccacaggtgagtttttttaaattattcattacaccGGTGTCCAgtagacagttgactataaaagggtgttaaaaccccttcacatttcatgctgtcagcaatggcaccacatggaagagaaatatcACAAGatatgagaaagaaaataattttacacCAGAAAgatgaaggctacaagaagatcagcaaagctttacttatcagtcagactACTGGGGCTagttgcataaacttagtcACTATATTAAGACCGTGTCCTAAGAACTATTTGACCAACTTGCGGTTATCCAAGGGGTAATCAATGTTGTTTTTACAATTCAAATTATaccaatctacctttttatgtaacagactttaaaaaattaggaccactcttcaagaaaaacattagtgtcttaacttttaagaccagtctaagtggtttatgcaaccggcccctgtagcaaaagtggtacaaaaattaaaaGCTGGAACTGCAACCATATCACAGAGGTgtccaggtcgtccacggaagttaacacctcgacaggagcgtcttctgataaGGGTtaaagaaaatcggcatgcaagttcactgcactTATCTAAAggagtagaaagccaaactggggtgaccatttcccgtgacacatacggcgtacactgcagaggaatggcatgcatgggtgccgtccacgaaaggagcctctcctaaagcccaggcacaaaaaagcccatctagagtttgccagggcccatgctgacaaagatgaagactactgggactttatactctggagtgatgagacaaAGATAAattgtttttggaactgatggcttcaaaactgtatggtgtTGCAatggtgaggaatacaaagaaaaatgcatgttcCCTACAGTgcaacatggtggtggcagtgtccttatgtggggctgcataagtgctgctggtgtcagggagctgcatttcattgatggcatcatgaattcacagatgtactactctaaagagaagatgctaccatcactctgtGGCCTCGGTCGTTGTGCATTTTTCCAACATGACGACGATCCTAAACGCACATCTAAGGCCaatgttggatttctgaagaacagggtgaaagtgattcattggatcctgatctgaacccaatcgaacacctatggggaattctgaagagacaagttgagcatcactctccatccagcatctaccctgcgttccaatgtccatactatccatcctaaatagtatgtgagattaaaataagtgtgtcccaaagcatagtatgttgaaaagagtatgccaaaagtccccggatggtctactatttccggtagattttcgaagtgtggatccgtgcacactatagaggctaatattgcccacaacccattgcgcattggacgaggattcagttcagaactacaaacatgagtaaaaagtgttaaaaactacaaaacatggcggatatacgcgattgacgctgagagatttgagtgactaataatcagtttaacctgatagaaaatatatatttaatgttacccgtgttatttttcatctgcaaataccaatgtggacttttataaagatccgattggccattaacttttaaatgcatcattatgcattaataagaGGGGAGTTCTCCTCATGAAAGACCCGcaactgcagatcaacgtgctgcatttcactccgatacggtaggaaattaactaaatgaaatgtggaggatgtaagatgattgacaggccagtttacggtgactggatgcgacagagaaaagacgcgattgtatgacgtgttagtatgtcccaaagcttttCTACTCTCTTACTACagactcaaaagtaagtactttttgttcgaAGAAAGAGTATATACTTTTAGggtgtagtataagtaggcgaattggaacgcagcatttgtctctaaaagaggtcattcttgaagaatggaacaAAAGATaggttgcaaaatgtcgccaacttgttcattccatgcctagaagactttgTATGCCCTTCATGATTTTTAAAGACCGCACTAGATGTAgcagtttttgttgtggggtgtactcatttttgcgtcaccctaatttgagtaaaactaaaaaatatgtaatcgaagttatattattaacctttcATGTTTAAGTTAAAcggatgttatattaaacttagtttgtcaacattttggaaattgtttttgtgttgagTGTCTAAAATGTTACTTTACAAAGGGGacgtactcatttacgctgagcattGTATGAAGttaaatatctagcttccgcacGAGCCACCTTCTGCATATGTTGAATACGGAAAGTGTAAAACCACTTGTGTAGTTCACAAAGCTTATGCTACATcatacgccttccctattcaattcaagagccgtgtggagtacatatttatgatggatggctGTGGATGGatgctcatactcattgatccctatcactgccattataaagcttggatgttgGGATATTAATATTTCTGCGATTGTTCatcaggatggcttgagggtttCAAAGTCAACTAATCCTTAAGTAACTTGTTGGAACCTGCTTGTTTAAAGAAATCTGGAAAACTAGTGTCTGAAATCTTAAAGGGTTCATATGATGctatttttaagtttaaatttCATTTGGTAAATgggttaatctttgttaatggtAAACACAtttgtcacatactgtacattattgtACAGCCCTCCttctgttaaaggtgctaaagaggatgctttgttttatacatttttgcaatattacttaactgtctttactaactgataaaagactatttattaggtgcactgaaagtagtaataataatatacatctgcacgaggtagggccttaaaaacatcagccaattgtttacgcgatcatcgcgtaaacgattggccctctggcttgtcaatcactgccatgaccttccttgtgagagacaagcgcggctgtgcgctccagtaactttccacactccacaggcgccgcatgcaatgtttttgtccggagacaggagtaacaactgcagattatgagttgcctgcggtgagtccgacataatgaatccactaacatgatacagcgaatgccggtggtaaacactcgtgttccaatactcgtgcacgagttttgtgaggcgttccctcgaaaggagggggggttgtccttacgcatgcgctcatttcaaaaactctgtaacagtctttggtttctcagtcgacgaaaagatcctctttatcacctttaagctcagagtgctctgattggccagcagaCCCAGCACGTTGTGATGTATCTGAAATGTAACCCCGTTACTAGTGTTGTCacggtaccaaaattccagtagtCTGTACCGATACCATGAGAATTTTACGGTTCTTGGTACCAATTTTGGTACCACAGCAAAATCTGTTAgaactattttactattttatatagtctattttaaaaacattaaatatgatttggagcgtgtttgtgtgtttagaCTGCCTCgatgaaatacattttgaaatataaaataaataaatgctcaaacattttttttttttttttgtagtgttGAAAAAATgagcatatgctggtaaggtaggttttgaagctggtatgctggtttgagctggtttatgctggtcaagtgctggtcctggACCAGCATAATCCAGCTCAAACAGCATATcggcttcaaaacctaccttaccagcatgtgttttttttttttttttttttttcaacaggggtaACAGACGTGCGTGTTTATTTTTGATATTCCGTCAATGAAACAATATACTCTCCTGTAAATCTATTAAATATCAGTTAATAATGGTAacctaaataataaattaattttagttaaatatattttaaaaaaatattcgtttttttatttccacacaaagaTGCGTCATATAGCCAAAGTCCCGTTATTATAGTCTTTGATATAGCCTACTGCTCTGCGCTTTGAGAGGGATGTGGGACATGAGCAGGAAAGAGGCAatttctctttaataatatcTTCGTTATCTCCTGATGCTACAAGCAACTGACACTTGCTGTAAAAGGTCTGAAGAGCGAGTTTTATCCTCCGCAGGGGCAAGCATTCAGGCTATGTCTGATTAAGCGCTGTCAGACTAAAAGCGAAAGTAAAAATCACCATGTGTGAaacgcgctatacaaataaacttgacgcgccttataaagtctaataacaagcacaaactgacgtgcaagcaaaaaggtttctctccttttttttttttttttttttctttctacttTACCACAGTAAAGAATGCGAATAGCCCATAATAGGCCTAAATGCGAACAAAAGAAAGGTTTATAACGTGAGTGAGAATCTGTTTCTTTTCCCAAATTTTCAGTGGAATAACTAatggaatattgttaaattctctGATAATCAGGTGACCAGATCACGATTCGCAAAACAGAATACGAAGCTTAAATGTATGGACTCGTGTACCTGTCTCATTCGGCATGAaccaaaatgtttccatggctgcGATGCCACATTTAATTGCTAACCTATTATTTCTTGTGTAATCTAAGCTTTGTGCTTCACTCGTGTCATATTCAAGTAAATGCCACAGCCCTATCAGTGGGTACCGAGATTCTGGGTATATTCGGTATTACCAGTACTACAGAAATGcgggtatcgtcacattttcaatATTTCAGTACCTAATTGGTgaagtaccggtacttttgacaacactacccATTACCATAATCCAGTATCCAAGGCTTTAAGCAATTGTGAACACAATGTCGTTCGTTTTACCATATTGGTTGCAGCCTGAGTCTGTTTCTGAAAATGTGGATCAAGCCAAATGATCAGAACCAATTTTGCAAGCATGACTTGAGCAGAATGCTTTGCAGTGGCCATTGTGTTTTTGCTTTCGCATCCAAACATGCAGCGTCTCCACGACATGGCAACACTACAATTCACTGAAGCCTCATCTTCACTCTTTGCGTATGCCCTAGTGGCAGGCATTCTGCTCATTTCACATTGTGACAGACATTTGCGAAAGTAATGTCTGGACCTTGATTAGGGTGTTTTAGGCAGGTCTGGAACCGCGTTCTGTTAGAATAAATCCCTTTTGTGAGGGACTGGgcattgtaactttgcagatcaTATACATCAACAAACCGAtgcattacacactaaaggaaAACAAAGCATCACATGACCCCTTTTTATAATCTTTTGTGTGCGCAATGTCTTCTGGTAAATGAGGCATTACTTGAAATCAGGAGTGTCCGTTCGGAAGAGAAGCGCAGTGGCAGTGGATCTCGTAACTGGGGCTCTATGAGAGACCACATGAGGTGACTGTTCAcattttatatagttatattattTTAGATTGGAATACTTTTCTCAGTTTGCTTTTTACccccattttaaaatgtaattttcctTCTGTCCTGTAGTGAAATTGAAGAGGCCTCCCCTAGTGAGGAGGTCGTTGAAAATGAGGAGACCCAAGAGGCAGTTGAGACTGATGGAGAAAACAGGTCTGTTTCGCACAGCTGCAGAAAACATCTTTTAACACTTAATGCTTGACAGCACATACTATTATGTGCTGGTTTTATGAACTTGTGCTTCCTTTAAGTCATAATGgatgttaatatatataattgttgttCTTACAGACCATCCGAGACTGAGGAAGTGATTGAGGTTGCCATAGAGATGACACTGGATGAGTGGAAAGCCCTACAGGAGCAAAGCAGGCCCAAGGTAGAGCTGAATATCCGTAAGGCAGACACCCCTATGCCTTCCAAGGCCATGGTTATCCATAAGTCCAAATTCCTTCAGGTAAGGAGTCTCGTTCTTGGTGCTAAGTTTATTGGATGCTGTTCTGCTTTTGTAATTGCTGGttttctgggtgtttttttttttttttttctttttttctagaAACAACATAATGGCATTGATGAAGAGGATGTGGTTTTCCGTCGCCCGGCCAATGACATTACCTGTCAACTGGAGATCAACTTTGGCAGCCTTGCTCGGCCCTCTCGTGGTGGGAGAGGTGGACGAGGTGGTCGTGGCCGTGGAGCTCCCTCCATGGCATCCCAAAGATCTCCACAAAAACTTGAACCTGTAAGTTAATGTTGTATTGGTCGCATCAGAATTTGCCCTGACAACACAGTCCTGTGAAATGCAAGAATTACAAGCCAACTAGGTGTTCAAGCTTTGTGAGAAAATGTGCTCGTGGTGGTTTGGGGCTAAATCATGTTTTGGTGTATCCTAAGGCTCCAAACCCGGATGATCCAGAAGATTTCCCTGCACTGGCCTAGTGCTCCTCCAGAGGTAGAGGGTGAAAATCAAACTGTTCTGCAACCCATGTTGGGAACACTGATATGGGCAATGTGcacttaaaatgatcaaaaaataAAGAATGCACAAAGTTGTTTTTTGCATTTGCTGTAATGTCATCTTGTTCATTCTTTAACTTTTGCACTTGATTGGACTTAATATTTTGAGTCTGAAGTGGTTTGTTCTAAAATAAAGCATGCTGTTAAAGGCCCTCACTTGTGCTGAGTGAACACTTTATTGCCCAAATGTGTTAAGCATTTAATCATTAAAATCATAATGTGGActttagttcaccaaaaaataaaaatgcagtcattaattactcaccctcatgtcgtcccaaacctttcgttaatcttcggaacgcataTGAAGATCTCTTTGATGGAATCTGAAAGCTATATCCCTCTGACAGCTATATAGCTACCACTCtgaagcttcaaaaagttcatgaagtgatctaaaactaatccatatgaattaatTGGTTTAGtccattttctgaagagacccAATCAATTTATATGAACCAATTTAATTTGGGCTATTACTCGTATAAACATTGATCACCAACCAAACCGTTCAACCGACTCTGGATTCACAAGAACAAACATCTTGCGGAAAgtcaaacatgctgcataacaagaatgaacctcatttgtTCTCGCAcacatcaagcaaacatgcttgagcttccgtttaccacaactgatgagAGTTGATTAATGTTTgtgaataaaagcataaattcaACCTTTTTATCATAAAGTGAATGTGTCTTGAGAATTTGGCCTAAACTGCTAAATTCATATgcattagttttatgatctctttatgaactttatgaagcgtcaaagtggtagttgttgcggtctatggagggacagaaatctctgatttcatcaaaaagatcttaattttgttccaaagatgaacaaaggtcttatgggtttggaacaacatgagggtgagtaatgaccgaatttaaatttttgggtcgACTAACCCTTTGTTTAGACTGTTTCCATAGTTACTCAATTAGCCAGAGTTATGGGGTATCAAACAAGGTGATGGTGGCAGCCACTTTGTTTTGAACAAGATTgaactaaaatgtaattttctgttttgaatctctctctctctctgtctgtctgtcctgtctgtctgtctgtctgtctgtctgtctgtctgtctgtctgtctgtctgtctgtctgtctgtctgtctgtctgtctgtctgtctgtctgtctgtctgtctgtctgtctgtctgtctgtctgtctgtctgtctgtctgtctgtctgtctgtctgtctgtctgtctgtctgtctgtctgtctgtctgtctgtctgtctgtctgtctgtctgtctgtctgtgtctgtctgtctgagattatatatatatataatctatatatatatatatatatatatataatatatatatatatataaataaaatcatataaTCAGTCTCTGTGTGAGCATGCAAGCATGCTCCCATTCAAAAGTTAGGGGTCAGTAAGTTAAGACTGAGCAGTTAATCTTTATATTAGACAAAAGtttgaagattggagtaatggctgctgaaaattaataaaatatgataGAAATCTAATTAAGTTTTACCAcgttgtgctttttttttttttttttttttaatcgcaCGTAGCCTCGCTGAccataagattttttttttttttttcagaaaagaaAACTATCTTAAGGATTCCAAACTTGAACATTAGTTTTGTGTATAATGAAAGAACTATGAACAGAAAGGTTAAAATCAATTTTGTTTAGTATTTTGAGTTCAAACAACATTAATAAATAGGAGATGGGTAgagatgtattttaaattggtAACTCATAACTGCAGTCCaaataaactatttaatttCAGCCTCTTTTCAGTACAGTGCTTGATTTTACCACCAGGGGGCATAATACCCTAGAGAATAAGTGAAATCTGACCCTTGCGCTCCTGCTGCCAGTAGGATGTCCATTGTACTTCTATTTCTCATGTGCAGCGAGCAGTGGTGAGACTTGTAAAACTGGATCACTGATCCTATACCGTCACCTACTgcttaaaatgttacttttataaaaaaaagttttgatgtcaggaaatacttttttttgtgtgtgtgtgtgtgtagacaaGTTTCCTCTAAGCTCACAGTGTTTTGGCTCGTGATGGAATGTCACACTGCTAGTCATATAGTGAAAGGAAATTAAATTTACAATGGGCTGTTTCCTCCAACTCACCGTGTATCACTATAGATTTTGGCAGTTTGCTAGACAATACTGCCAATCTTGCTGAAAAGAACCAGGGAGCTCTGTCTTGCAAGCCTGGCAGCAGTGAACTGTGGAATCTGATTCCTCAATGAGGAAATGGGCAGTAGTGAGAGAACCCCATCTGCTGAAatcactttttttctctctctctcaggctgCTGTCCCTCTTGATTGCTCTGACACTCTTATCTTTCAGCTATAAGAGTCTTGTCTTAGTGTAGTCATATGAGACACACTGTTTTAGTCTTTGAAGAGagtctgttgttttttttagggGGATTGAGCCAGATTCCCGTGGCTGCGTTAACACTGAGGTGATTGTAAATGTTAGGCTTAAATGTTCTTTCTGCATTCTCAGGGCTGTTTTTTCTGTGGATAGTGTTGAGCTGGTGAAACACACACAGGCATGAGCTCATTGTAGCTGACAGAGTGAATCCAGATGGATAAAGCGGTGATACTGGAAGGatgtgtgtacaatattttctgCACCCAAGTCCAAAGTTTTCTTTGTCTTGGCATCTTATGTTTTCCCATCAGCCCTTTTCCTTACTCTTTCCCTCTGTATTTAAGTGGCTATTGGGGGGATCATGAACTGTGTGACTATAATTAACTGTCAACTGTTTTGAATTAATATAGATCCATTGGGGCGTAGAAACAAATGGTGATTGATCGTTGCCCTCAGGACCCAAAGAGTGATTGATTCAGTGTGGTGTTGAATTTGGTATAACCCCAAAAAAGCATTTGTAccttttgttgtttatttttcctGAACAAATGTTAGGCTAAATCTTTCACAAGTGAGATCTTGTTTTCCTTCAGATTATTGTATCACAGTGATGGAGTCTTAGTGTTGCTACAGATGCTGTGAAGTGGTTGGTCCTATAAGCAATGGGAGATGATCTGAACTGTGCTGACATTAAAAGTCTTTGGACCTGCTTCTATTTAATCTGTGTTGGATTTGTTCATGTTATCCTCCTGGGAtccaggggggaaaaaaacatttggaatttaatgttttttgttttgttttgttttttctcatgaCA comes from Chanodichthys erythropterus isolate Z2021 chromosome 22, ASM2448905v1, whole genome shotgun sequence and encodes:
- the zgc:103482 gene encoding intracellular hyaluronan-binding protein 4 isoform X2 encodes the protein MKELVEEMADEGYGCAVANRFGQLLDDESDPFDILYAVGVEKKQKKKKEEPKKTSTSTTTKAGQVRLARGEVEERIERRVNFERKFSDAEAPLSFSVERPVDVLDRPVRGRGTGRGRGARGPGYPRSNDGFDQRGKREFERHSGSDRTSVRSEEKRSGSGSRNWGSMRDHMSEIEEASPSEEVVENEETQEAVETDGENRPSETEEVIEVAIEMTLDEWKALQEQSRPKVELNIRKADTPMPSKAMVIHKSKFLQKQHNGIDEEDVVFRRPANDITCQLEINFGSLARPSRGGRGGRGGRGRGAPSMASQRSPQKLEPAPNPDDPEDFPALA
- the zgc:103482 gene encoding intracellular hyaluronan-binding protein 4 isoform X1 encodes the protein MKELVEEMADEGYGCAVANRFGQLLDDESDPFDILYAVGVEKKQKKKKEEPKKTSTSTTTKAGKKESQRDRKIILPAGGSGQGQVRLARGEVEERIERRVNFERKFSDAEAPLSFSVERPVDVLDRPVRGRGTGRGRGARGPGYPRSNDGFDQRGKREFERHSGSDRTSVRSEEKRSGSGSRNWGSMRDHMSEIEEASPSEEVVENEETQEAVETDGENRPSETEEVIEVAIEMTLDEWKALQEQSRPKVELNIRKADTPMPSKAMVIHKSKFLQKQHNGIDEEDVVFRRPANDITCQLEINFGSLARPSRGGRGGRGGRGRGAPSMASQRSPQKLEPAPNPDDPEDFPALA